The Legionella cincinnatiensis genome includes a region encoding these proteins:
- a CDS encoding biotin-independent malonate decarboxylase subunit gamma, whose translation MVALKDILQLIFSQEIECSENQSVIYGQARLNSQLIHILGVKESTFLGAEQALIMAEHIIEILESQSKDPILLLVDVAGQQLTMRDEWLGMQQYFGHLLECLECLRQQGNPLISLVYNQALGGAFIAYGLMADTILALPDAALAVMWLEGISKVTKIELEQLKELSKTFPVFAPGVQNFYQLGGLHEIVAPSELAEKIGLAIQKKSIEDDRAFLGSERGGRKLAFSIIKQVANHP comes from the coding sequence ATGGTTGCATTAAAAGATATTCTACAATTAATTTTTTCTCAGGAAATCGAGTGTAGTGAGAATCAATCTGTGATTTATGGCCAAGCTCGGTTAAATAGCCAGTTGATTCATATTCTCGGGGTTAAAGAATCAACTTTTTTAGGTGCCGAACAAGCACTGATTATGGCGGAACATATAATCGAAATTCTTGAAAGTCAATCTAAAGATCCCATATTGCTTTTAGTGGATGTTGCAGGACAACAATTAACGATGCGTGATGAATGGTTGGGTATGCAACAATATTTTGGGCATTTGCTTGAATGTCTTGAGTGCTTACGTCAACAGGGAAACCCATTGATATCACTTGTTTATAACCAAGCATTGGGTGGAGCTTTTATTGCCTATGGATTGATGGCAGATACAATCTTAGCATTACCGGATGCAGCTTTAGCAGTGATGTGGTTGGAAGGTATTTCTAAAGTGACAAAAATAGAATTGGAGCAGCTTAAAGAGCTTAGCAAAACATTTCCTGTGTTTGCTCCAGGAGTACAAAATTTTTATCAACTTGGAGGGTTACATGAGATTGTAGCTCCATCTGAGCTTGCCGAAAAGATTGGTTTGGCGATTCAAAAGAAAAGTATTGAAGATGATAGGGCGTTTTTAGGAAGTGAACGTGGGGGGCGAAAGTTAGCTTTTTCAATTATTAAGCAAGTCGCTAATCATCCATGA
- a CDS encoding biotin-independent malonate decarboxylase subunit beta produces MENMEFRFTLSGNRLRGKRTVCGVVGSGNLEVIIEENNTAETLFMIQTAVDHYKPVWKMVIADFMRQHKPIGLQFTLNDNGAMPAVVLLRLTQALEEFQGYYKIGNNYQELSARERIHALFDTNSFIEWLAEEKHYSPYLAALNLPGEADDGVVIGSAFLGKNKVLVASQQKDFMGGAVGEIHGAKLTGLFKAAIASKVKAVILLIDSGGVRLHEANAGEIAISETIRAIFDARNNGIMTVGVVCGKNGAFGGMGIISSCLDYLIINEVGRIGVSGPEVIQAVAGIEVFNALDRALVWRVYGGKTRYLQDVAQSYVSSDIAAIRDKLITALDKKIPLDINSIKQKHNLLKKRFQDTIGYQEEGTYLSDVAPKYAATLFNMKDEEFLKAAKEIKTNL; encoded by the coding sequence ATGGAAAATATGGAGTTTCGTTTTACTCTTTCTGGCAATAGGTTACGGGGTAAAAGAACAGTTTGTGGCGTTGTGGGTTCAGGTAATTTGGAGGTGATTATTGAAGAAAATAATACCGCTGAAACCTTATTTATGATTCAAACAGCAGTGGATCATTATAAGCCAGTTTGGAAAATGGTGATTGCAGATTTTATGAGGCAACATAAACCAATAGGTTTGCAATTTACGCTCAATGATAATGGGGCAATGCCTGCTGTAGTGTTATTACGTTTAACCCAAGCTCTAGAAGAATTCCAGGGTTATTACAAAATAGGTAATAACTACCAAGAATTAAGTGCGCGTGAACGAATTCATGCTCTTTTTGATACGAATTCATTTATCGAGTGGCTTGCGGAAGAAAAACATTATAGTCCTTATTTAGCTGCGTTAAATTTGCCAGGAGAGGCTGATGATGGAGTTGTCATTGGTTCTGCCTTTTTAGGAAAAAATAAAGTGCTCGTCGCTTCTCAGCAAAAAGATTTTATGGGTGGAGCAGTTGGTGAAATTCATGGCGCAAAACTCACAGGTTTATTCAAAGCAGCCATAGCAAGCAAAGTTAAAGCGGTGATTTTACTCATTGATAGTGGTGGGGTACGCTTACATGAAGCAAATGCTGGGGAAATAGCTATTTCAGAAACGATTCGTGCTATTTTCGATGCAAGAAATAACGGAATAATGACTGTGGGGGTAGTTTGCGGTAAAAACGGTGCTTTTGGTGGCATGGGTATTATTTCCTCTTGCTTGGATTATCTGATTATAAATGAAGTGGGGCGTATTGGAGTTTCTGGTCCGGAAGTGATTCAAGCAGTGGCAGGCATAGAAGTTTTTAATGCGTTGGATAGAGCTTTGGTCTGGCGCGTCTATGGAGGAAAAACACGTTATTTGCAAGATGTTGCACAAAGCTACGTAAGTTCAGACATTGCAGCAATTCGTGATAAGCTTATTACCGCCCTTGATAAAAAGATTCCCTTGGATATTAATTCGATCAAACAAAAACATAATCTCTTGAAAAAAAGATTTCAGGATACGATAGGATATCAGGAAGAAGGGACGTATTTAAGCGACGTTGCTCCAAAGTATGCTGCAACTCTTTTTAATATGAAGGATGAAGAGTTTTTAAAGGCAGCAAAAGAGATAAAAACAAACTTATAA